GGTGTTGCTCTGCCCCACGTCGTGGATGCTGCCGGGAAGGCTCTGTCCACACGTGACGGCTTGCGCGCAGCTCGCGGCCGAATCCGACACCACCACGACGTTCACGTCGTAGGTGCCCGTCTTCGAGTCTGCGACGTCGTGCACGCGGATCGTGTAGTTGCCTGCGAAGGCGAGCGTCTTCTCCTCCTGGCCACACGCACTCGCCACGGCGCTGCCCTGTGGGTCGTAGAGGTTCCAGCAGGCGGACATCCCGCCGCCCGTCGCCTTCGCGGTGATGCTGATGGTTTCGCCGGCGACGGCGAGGAACTGGAAGGTGCCGCTCTCCCCGACGTCCGCGATGCTGCGCGGCAGGGTCTGCCCGCAGGCGATCGGCTCCCCGCAGTTCGACGCCGTGTCCGAGACGAAAACCAGGTTTACGTCGTAGGAGCCCGTCTTCGTGTAGCTGCCGTCGAAGACCCGGATCGTATAGCCGCCCGCGAAGGCCAGCGTCTTCTCGCCCTGCCCGCAGGCCGTGCCGAGGGACTGTCCCATCGGATCGTAGAGCTCCCAGCAGGCGCTCAACCCGCCGCCGGTCTCCTGCGCGGTGATGCTGACGGTCTCGTGCGCCGCCGCGACGAAGCGATAGGTGTCGCTCTCGCCCACGCTCGTGATGTTCCGGGGCGGGGTCTGCCCGCAGACGAGCGGCTCGCCGCAGTTCGAGGGAGTATCCGACACCACCACCAGGTTCACGTCGTAGGCGCCGGTCCTCATGTTGGGGTCGAACACCTCGATCGTATAGGTTCCCGCTGCCGGCAGCGTTCGCGTAGCCTGCCCACAGACGGCGGGGTCGAGCGGGCCCGTCGGCCCTTGCAGGCGCCAGCACGGCTGAAAGACGCCCGCGGTCACCTGGGTCGTGATGCTAACGGTCTCGCCCATGCCCGCGGAGAACTGGTAGCAGTCCATCTCGCCGCTCACGGACAGCGCCCCGCTCATGGTGTCGCCGCACGCGATCGCTGCGCACGTTTGGGCATCCGCGCTCGAGCCGAGCGCTGCCACGAGCGACACGGCCGCGAGCAGCAGCCTCGTGAGGGTGGGCTGTGGGCGACGGACCATCGACATGCTCCTCCTCCCTGGTGGGCTCCTTTCGCCGATTCGACCCCGGATGTCCAGCATGGAAGGAGGCCGTAGATCTAGTCGACATGTAAGTACTTGAAATCACTCGCTGATCCGCCCGCGCAGTCAGGCAGGCCGCAGCTGGTGGGCGACCGCGAGGAGGCACGGGCGTGCCGTTCGCCCGGGGCCGCGCCGCGAGCGCGGGCTCGCGTGCGCATGAGGACGCACCCGGATGGGCCGGACGCGGCGCGCCCTGGGTCAGGGCACGACGATCCGGTACGTGACCGTGCCGGTCGCGACCACCAGCCCCGAGCCTCGCTCGCTCACCGTCACCTGGTTCAGGAAGATCTCGTCGTTCCGCCGCCAGGTGCGCGCCTCGGCGATCACGTCGGCGCGCGCCGGGGCGTGATAGCTCACGTGGATGCCGACCGTCGAGGCCTTGTAGCGGAGGTCGAGGCCGGCAATCGACCACGACGCCATCGCGCCGGTGGTGTCGAGGAGCGCGGCGAGCGCGCCCTCGTGGATCGCGCCCTCGTGGTCGGTCTTGTCGGGCGTGAGCGGCATCCGGATGACGGCCTGGCCGTCGTGCATGTGCGTGATGGCGAGGCCGAGGCTCGCCATGAACGGCACCGACACGAGGGCGCGCGCGAGCTTCGGCACCTGCCCGCCCGCCGCCGTGGGCTCGGCGCGCGTCACCCGCTGGCGCTCTTGACCGGCCGGCGGACGGTCGAGCGCGCGGTACGTGACCAGCCCCTTCGCGATGCGCTTGCCGCCGTCGTTGCGCACGTCCACGTCGGCGTAGACGATCTCCTTGCCGCGCCGGAGGACCTCCGCCTCGGCGA
This portion of the Deltaproteobacteria bacterium genome encodes:
- a CDS encoding PaaI family thioesterase, producing MQVRQAASRSIPAGDCDRRTAMGDLLAALAARVAGVPYCARLGIVVEAIALDRARVRVPYQDENSNPGRALHGGVPASTIDIAGVLAAATGLADGPVFDAGTLDLSVDYLAAAIGEDIVAEAEVLRRGKEIVYADVDVRNDGGKRIAKGLVTYRALDRPPAGQERQRVTRAEPTAAGGQVPKLARALVSVPFMASLGLAITHMHDGQAVIRMPLTPDKTDHEGAIHEGALAALLDTTGAMASWSIAGLDLRYKASTVGIHVSYHAPARADVIAEARTWRRNDEIFLNQVTVSERGSGLVVATGTVTYRIVVP